A genomic segment from Frateuria edaphi encodes:
- a CDS encoding efflux RND transporter permease subunit, whose translation MNEHLPPMPPRSASLMNRLIGASLAQRFLVALLALVLVGAGIRALQRLPVDAYPDLSPPSVDIVTQWPGHTAEEVERLITVPVERGMTGIPRTTSTRSVSLYGLSDVTLNFASGSDYAQDRQEVFNRLGDLELPDGTAPSVSPMSSPSGLIYRYVLQSSDRTPTELKTFEDWVVEPQYRAVPGVADDSGFGGGTLQYQVLLDPLKLAGVGLTATQVQAALAANNANAGGGFYAQGGQFYYVRGEGRLRSLEDIGNVVLAVHDGKPVLVRDVGRVTTGIAPRLGEFGYENQDDAVEGVISLRTGEKTQDVLERVEAKTKELNERILPPDIKVHAFYDRSDLVALTVQIVRENLVRGMLLVVVVLIFFLYDVRAGLIVATTIPLALLFAFACLDLQGASANLLSIGAVDFGILVDAAVVMVENIYRQIADREGGDFDVIEVIRDAAAEVDRPLFYAVAVIVVSFLPIYVLSGPSGTLFKPMADTMVFALAGSLIVTLTLLPVLCSWFMRKGVRERRNAIFEAIKRSYAKGLDVCLAHARGTIIASVLLLGASLLLIPAIGAEFMPHLDEGALWVRATMPYTISFDESAKITPQIRDILHSFPEVTTVASELGRPDDGTDATGFFNVEFYVALKPYDQWHGAYRTKAELTAAINKKLAAFPGIIFNYTQPAEDAVDEAETGLKSALAVKVFGPDLGTLETKGKAIKHVLEHVRGIHDVTLVQELGQPSLSIVVDRAAIARYGLNVDDINGLIQTAIGGDVATQVIQGEKQFDLVVRLDKPYRDGPEAIGNILVATPGGQQIPLRTLAHIQVTDGAAFIYRENDSRYIGVQFSVEGRDLAGAVEDTIAQVNRQVKLPQGYRADWGGEYSEYTASRAQLNVIVPLTLALIFLLLFTLYGNFKFPLITVAGVLLSAPVGGLLALWLTGTPFSVSSGIGFLALFGVSVQTAVVYISYVNELRRNGTPLAEAVREGAILRLRPIMMTALVAALGLLPAALATGVGTDTQRPFALVIVSGLFTRLLISVFLMPALYAVVARPQDRLEV comes from the coding sequence ATGAACGAGCACCTGCCCCCGATGCCGCCGCGCTCGGCGTCGCTGATGAACCGCCTCATCGGCGCATCACTGGCGCAGCGTTTCCTGGTCGCGCTGCTGGCGCTGGTGCTCGTCGGCGCGGGCATCCGCGCACTGCAACGCCTGCCGGTCGATGCGTACCCGGACCTCTCGCCGCCCAGCGTCGACATCGTCACGCAATGGCCCGGGCATACCGCCGAAGAGGTCGAGCGACTGATCACCGTGCCGGTCGAGCGCGGCATGACCGGCATCCCCAGGACCACCAGCACGCGCTCGGTCTCGCTGTACGGCCTGTCCGACGTCACCCTGAATTTCGCCAGCGGCAGCGACTACGCGCAGGACCGCCAGGAAGTCTTCAACCGCCTGGGCGACCTCGAGCTGCCCGACGGCACCGCGCCGTCGGTGTCGCCGATGTCCTCGCCTTCGGGGCTGATCTACCGCTACGTGCTGCAGAGCTCCGATCGCACGCCGACCGAACTGAAAACCTTCGAGGACTGGGTGGTCGAGCCGCAGTATCGCGCCGTGCCCGGCGTGGCGGACGATTCCGGCTTCGGCGGCGGCACCTTGCAGTATCAGGTATTGCTCGACCCGCTGAAGCTTGCCGGCGTGGGCCTGACCGCCACGCAGGTGCAGGCGGCGCTGGCGGCCAACAACGCCAACGCCGGCGGCGGCTTCTACGCGCAGGGCGGGCAGTTCTATTACGTGCGCGGCGAAGGCCGCCTGCGCTCGCTGGAGGACATCGGCAACGTGGTGCTGGCCGTGCACGACGGCAAGCCGGTGCTGGTCAGGGACGTCGGCCGCGTGACCACCGGCATCGCACCGCGGCTGGGCGAGTTCGGCTACGAGAACCAGGACGACGCGGTCGAGGGCGTGATCTCCCTGCGCACCGGCGAGAAGACCCAGGACGTGCTCGAGCGCGTCGAGGCGAAGACGAAGGAACTCAACGAACGCATCCTGCCGCCGGACATCAAGGTCCATGCCTTCTACGACCGCAGCGACCTGGTCGCGCTGACCGTGCAGATCGTGCGCGAGAACCTCGTGCGCGGCATGCTGCTGGTGGTCGTGGTGCTGATCTTCTTCCTCTACGACGTGCGCGCCGGCCTGATCGTCGCCACCACCATCCCGCTGGCGCTGCTGTTCGCCTTCGCCTGCCTGGACCTGCAGGGCGCCTCGGCCAACCTGCTGTCGATCGGCGCGGTGGACTTCGGCATCCTGGTCGACGCGGCGGTGGTGATGGTGGAGAACATCTACCGCCAGATCGCCGACCGCGAGGGCGGCGACTTCGATGTCATCGAGGTCATCCGCGACGCCGCCGCCGAGGTGGACCGCCCGCTGTTCTACGCGGTGGCGGTGATCGTGGTCAGCTTCCTGCCGATCTACGTGCTGTCCGGTCCCTCCGGCACGCTCTTCAAGCCGATGGCCGACACCATGGTGTTCGCCCTGGCCGGCTCGCTGATCGTCACGCTGACGCTGCTGCCGGTGTTGTGCTCGTGGTTCATGCGCAAGGGCGTGCGCGAGCGGCGCAACGCGATCTTCGAGGCGATCAAACGCTCCTACGCGAAAGGCCTGGACGTCTGTCTCGCGCACGCGCGCGGCACCATCATCGCTTCGGTGCTTCTGCTGGGCGCCTCGCTGTTGCTGATTCCCGCGATCGGCGCGGAGTTCATGCCGCACCTGGACGAAGGCGCGCTGTGGGTGCGCGCGACCATGCCCTACACCATCTCGTTCGACGAGTCGGCCAAGATCACGCCGCAGATCCGCGACATCCTGCACTCGTTCCCCGAGGTCACCACGGTGGCCTCCGAGCTCGGACGCCCGGATGACGGCACCGACGCCACCGGCTTCTTCAACGTCGAGTTCTACGTGGCGCTCAAGCCGTACGACCAATGGCACGGCGCCTACCGCACCAAGGCCGAACTGACGGCGGCGATCAACAAGAAGCTGGCCGCTTTCCCCGGCATCATCTTCAACTACACCCAGCCGGCCGAGGATGCGGTCGACGAGGCCGAGACGGGCCTCAAGAGCGCGCTGGCGGTGAAGGTGTTCGGCCCGGACCTCGGCACGCTGGAAACCAAGGGCAAGGCGATCAAGCACGTGCTCGAGCATGTCCGCGGGATCCATGACGTGACGCTGGTGCAGGAGCTCGGCCAACCGTCGCTGAGCATCGTCGTCGACCGCGCCGCGATCGCCCGCTACGGGCTCAACGTGGACGACATCAACGGGCTGATCCAGACCGCCATCGGCGGCGACGTCGCCACGCAGGTGATCCAGGGCGAGAAGCAGTTCGACCTGGTCGTGCGGCTGGACAAGCCCTACCGCGACGGTCCCGAGGCGATCGGCAACATCCTGGTCGCCACGCCAGGCGGACAGCAGATCCCGCTCAGGACGCTGGCGCACATCCAGGTGACCGACGGCGCCGCCTTCATCTACCGCGAGAACGACTCGCGCTACATCGGCGTCCAGTTCTCGGTGGAAGGCCGCGATCTGGCCGGTGCGGTGGAGGACACCATCGCCCAGGTGAACAGGCAGGTCAAGCTGCCGCAGGGCTACCGCGCCGACTGGGGCGGCGAGTATTCGGAGTACACCGCCTCGCGCGCGCAGCTCAACGTGATCGTGCCGCTGACCCTGGCGCTGATCTTCCTGCTGCTGTTCACCCTTTATGGCAACTTCAAGTTCCCGCTCATCACCGTGGCCGGCGTGCTCCTGTCGGCACCGGTCGGCGGACTGCTGGCGCTGTGGCTGACCGGGACGCCGTTCTCGGTGTCCTCGGGGATCGGCTTCCTCGCACTGTTCGGCGTCTCGGTGCAGACCGCGGTGGTGTACATCTCCTACGTCAACGAGCTGCGGCGCAACGGCACGCCGCTGGCGGAGGCGGTCCGCGAAGGCGCGATCCTGCGCCTGCGCCCGATCATGATGACCGCGCTGGTCGCCGCGCTCGGCCTCCTGCCGGCGGCGCTCGCCACCGGCGTGGGCACCGACACGCAGCGGCCGTTCGCGCTGGTGATCGTCAGCGGCCTGTTCACGCGCCTGCTGATCAGCGTGTTCCTGATGCCGGCGCTGTACGCGGTGGTGGCGCGGCCGCAGGATCGGCTGGAGGTGTAG
- the recC gene encoding exodeoxyribonuclease V subunit gamma, protein MAALPLDDLTRGLAVIRASRLEALLDPLVQLLDAVPPANVLAPQTVIAAHPGMRQWLSAALARARGPGGIVANLDIRLPSAWLDDLARMLLGESAVALAPYRRERLRWRIHAMLDAIDDAQLRGYLAGGDPARRRYQLADRLARLYSQYLVYRPDWLRAWQAGRDDVPERSFLAPLWRALRRAIDKPHRAEVLGELLQKLQRDAPASLPREPLHVFGISHLAPAELAVLAAVARHRLVVLYVPDPCREYWAGLRGERAQLRELARRLDEGEREEGWFLERMGHPLLADWGRLGQHFMLALSGQAEIRLDVRHWQDEDAHAPARLSLLHRLQESIRRLDPALLQPGHGDAMHDRSLRVHLCHTRLRELEVLRDVLLDALARDPTLQPADIVVMAPDIGAYVPLLPAVFGEPGRAHGPLPYHLADVAVARVHPLLAAFDRLLDTPQSRLTAPQVLDFLQTPPIAAALGLDESAVDLLGQWLGEARVAWGLDGDWREAFGVPGIEEYTFAWGMDRLLAGYVMGEDAIAALPDGELSPVAGAHGPQAAALGALDRLLQELAALHRDAAQPRSASAWATRLESLLDGLFRVDAGDHAGHEAMGLLRRMIRATVAETEDSGLDPELDFTVMREVLRERLAATPERQRFLLGGITFCGMVPQRAIPFRVIAVVGLNDGEFPRSASDAGLDLMLRHPRLGDRDVRSDDRYLFLETVMAARDALHLSYLGEGVRDGKPRNPAAPLAELLALLDAQAGLADVPTDADDKARAEDPAAPVRRPWRVRHPLQPFDARYFDGSDPRLFSYQSAFAAMVPGDRRAGFLVGTDTLDVLPLEAPVPLRELLAWYRDPARQLLRGRLDVRLDALDEDRLRESEPLEPKFEALDRVGRRLLLDALEAGLVLPAEPPEWLRLTGLLPPGRSGIAAWTTERERAQALLEVARQHPLFADGLPPHLPVALELDVGGARVEGELGRVHQHAGTRWVFELFVGRKEGELGFRERLPLFIEWALLRLVTPADTPVRLCLLAEGEHPWQEHINAWDAALVGASPDEQGTLRADLESRLAVLLDLWREAQRQPARYFPRTSWAVAQCLSGDKPPNFTSWLGNDRSHGECDYAPGYARLLAGDVRFEPGQPEYVALLDTAARLSRLIELGVPA, encoded by the coding sequence ATGGCAGCACTTCCCCTCGACGACCTCACCCGTGGCCTGGCCGTGATCCGTGCCAGCCGCCTGGAAGCGCTGCTCGATCCGCTGGTGCAGTTGCTCGACGCGGTGCCGCCGGCCAACGTGCTGGCGCCGCAGACGGTGATCGCGGCGCATCCTGGCATGCGCCAGTGGCTCTCCGCGGCGCTGGCCCGCGCCCGCGGGCCGGGTGGGATCGTGGCCAACCTCGACATCCGCCTGCCCAGCGCGTGGCTGGACGACCTGGCGCGCATGCTGCTGGGCGAATCGGCCGTGGCCCTCGCGCCGTATCGCCGCGAGCGGCTGCGCTGGCGCATCCACGCCATGCTGGACGCGATCGACGATGCGCAGCTGCGCGGCTACCTCGCCGGCGGCGATCCGGCGCGCCGCCGCTACCAGCTCGCCGACCGCCTCGCCCGGCTCTACTCGCAATACCTGGTCTACCGGCCGGACTGGCTGCGTGCCTGGCAGGCCGGCCGCGACGACGTGCCCGAGCGCAGCTTCCTCGCGCCACTGTGGCGCGCGTTGCGCCGGGCGATCGACAAGCCGCACCGCGCCGAAGTGCTGGGCGAACTGCTGCAGAAGCTGCAGCGCGACGCGCCCGCCAGCCTGCCGCGCGAACCGCTGCACGTGTTCGGCATCAGCCACCTCGCGCCGGCGGAACTGGCCGTGCTCGCCGCGGTGGCACGGCACCGGCTGGTGGTGCTCTACGTGCCCGATCCCTGCCGCGAGTATTGGGCCGGCCTGCGCGGCGAACGCGCGCAGCTGCGCGAGCTCGCCCGCCGCCTGGACGAGGGCGAACGCGAGGAGGGCTGGTTCCTCGAGCGCATGGGCCACCCGCTGCTCGCCGACTGGGGACGCCTGGGCCAGCACTTCATGCTGGCCCTCTCGGGCCAGGCCGAGATCCGCCTGGACGTGCGCCACTGGCAGGACGAGGACGCGCACGCGCCAGCCCGGCTCTCGCTGCTGCACCGCCTGCAGGAAAGCATCCGCCGCCTGGACCCCGCGCTGCTGCAGCCGGGGCATGGCGATGCGATGCACGACCGCTCGCTGCGCGTGCACCTGTGCCACACCCGCCTGCGCGAACTGGAAGTGCTGCGCGACGTGCTGCTCGACGCCCTGGCCCGCGACCCCACGTTGCAGCCGGCCGACATCGTGGTGATGGCGCCCGACATCGGCGCGTACGTGCCGCTGCTGCCGGCGGTGTTCGGCGAACCCGGCCGCGCGCACGGGCCGCTGCCCTACCACCTGGCCGACGTCGCGGTGGCGCGCGTGCATCCGCTTCTCGCCGCGTTCGATCGCCTGCTCGACACGCCGCAGTCGCGCCTCACCGCGCCGCAGGTGCTGGACTTCCTGCAGACGCCGCCGATCGCCGCCGCGCTCGGCCTGGACGAAAGCGCGGTGGACCTGCTCGGCCAGTGGCTGGGCGAGGCGCGCGTGGCCTGGGGCCTGGACGGCGACTGGCGCGAGGCCTTCGGCGTGCCCGGCATCGAGGAATACACCTTCGCCTGGGGCATGGACCGCCTGCTGGCCGGCTACGTGATGGGCGAGGACGCGATCGCGGCCTTGCCCGATGGCGAGCTGTCGCCGGTCGCCGGCGCGCACGGTCCGCAAGCGGCTGCGCTCGGCGCGCTTGACCGCCTGCTGCAGGAATTGGCCGCACTGCATCGCGATGCCGCCCAGCCTCGCAGCGCCTCGGCGTGGGCCACGCGGCTGGAGTCGCTGCTCGACGGGCTGTTCCGGGTCGACGCGGGCGACCATGCCGGCCATGAGGCGATGGGCCTGCTGCGCCGCATGATCCGCGCGACCGTCGCGGAAACCGAAGACAGCGGCCTGGACCCGGAGCTGGACTTCACCGTGATGCGCGAGGTGCTGCGCGAACGGCTCGCGGCCACGCCCGAGCGCCAACGCTTCCTGCTCGGCGGCATCACCTTCTGCGGCATGGTGCCCCAGCGTGCGATCCCGTTCCGCGTGATCGCCGTGGTCGGCCTGAACGACGGCGAGTTCCCGCGCAGCGCCAGCGACGCCGGCCTGGACCTCATGCTGCGCCATCCGCGGCTGGGCGATCGCGACGTGCGCAGCGACGACCGCTACCTGTTCCTGGAAACGGTGATGGCCGCGCGCGATGCGCTGCACCTGTCCTACCTGGGCGAGGGCGTGCGCGACGGCAAGCCGCGCAATCCGGCCGCGCCGCTGGCCGAACTGCTCGCCCTGCTCGACGCGCAGGCGGGGCTGGCCGACGTGCCTACCGACGCCGACGACAAGGCGCGCGCCGAGGACCCTGCCGCGCCGGTGCGCCGTCCCTGGCGCGTGCGCCATCCGCTGCAGCCGTTCGACGCGCGCTATTTCGACGGCAGCGATCCGCGGCTGTTTTCCTACCAGTCCGCGTTCGCCGCGATGGTGCCGGGCGACCGACGCGCCGGCTTCCTGGTCGGCACTGACACGCTCGACGTGCTGCCGCTGGAAGCACCGGTCCCGCTGCGCGAGCTGCTGGCCTGGTACCGCGATCCGGCCCGGCAACTGCTGCGCGGGCGTCTGGACGTCCGCCTGGATGCGCTGGACGAGGACCGCCTGCGCGAGAGCGAGCCGCTGGAACCAAAGTTCGAGGCACTGGACCGGGTCGGCCGGCGCCTGCTGCTCGATGCGCTGGAGGCCGGGCTGGTGCTGCCGGCCGAACCGCCCGAATGGCTGCGCCTGACCGGCTTGCTGCCGCCGGGTCGCAGCGGGATCGCCGCGTGGACCACCGAACGCGAGCGCGCGCAGGCGCTGCTGGAAGTGGCCCGCCAGCATCCGCTGTTTGCCGACGGCCTGCCGCCCCACCTGCCTGTCGCGCTTGAGCTGGACGTCGGCGGCGCGCGCGTCGAGGGCGAGCTCGGGCGCGTCCACCAGCACGCGGGCACGCGCTGGGTGTTCGAGCTCTTCGTCGGCCGGAAGGAGGGCGAGCTGGGTTTCCGCGAGCGCCTGCCGCTGTTCATCGAATGGGCACTGCTGCGCCTGGTCACGCCGGCCGACACGCCGGTGCGCCTGTGCCTGCTCGCCGAGGGCGAACATCCCTGGCAGGAACACATCAACGCGTGGGACGCGGCGCTGGTCGGTGCCTCGCCCGACGAACAGGGCACGCTGCGCGCGGATCTGGAATCGCGTCTGGCTGTGTTGCTCGACCTGTGGCGCGAGGCCCAGCGCCAGCCCGCGCGCTACTTCCCGCGCACCAGCTGGGCCGTGGCGCAGTGCCTGAGTGGCGACAAGCCGCCGAACTTCACCTCCTGGCTGGGCAACGACCGCAGCCACGGCGAGTGCGACTACGCGCCGGGCTACGCGCGCCTGCTCGCCGGCGACGTGCGCTTCGAACCCGGCCAGCCCGAATACGTGGCGCTGCTGGATACCGCCGCGCGGCTGTCGCGGCTGATCGAACTGGGCGTGCCCGCATGA